The Bubalus bubalis isolate 160015118507 breed Murrah chromosome 18, NDDB_SH_1, whole genome shotgun sequence genome contains a region encoding:
- the IGLON5 gene encoding igLON family member 5, with protein sequence MPPPAPGARLRLLAAAALAGLAVISRGLLSQSLEFSSPADNYTVCEGDNATLSCFIDEHVTRVAWLNRSNILYAGNDRWTSDPRVRLLTNTPEEFSILITQVGLGDEGLYTCSFQTRHQPYTTQVYLIVHVPARIVNISSPVTVNEGSNVNLLCLAVGRPEPTVTWRQLRDGFTSEGEILEISDIQRGQAGEYECVTHNGVNSAPDSRRVLVTVNYPPTITDVTSARTAVGRAALLRCEAMAVPPADFQWYKDDRLLSSGTAEGLKVQTERTRSMLLFANVSARHYGNYTCRAANRLGTSSASMRLLRPGSLENSAPRPPGPLTLLSALGWLWWRM encoded by the exons GACTGCTGTCTCAGAGCCTGGAGTTCAGCTCCCCTGCCGACAACTACACGGTGTGTGAAGGCGACAACGCCACACTCAG CTGCTTCATTGATGAGCATGTGACCCGAGTAGCCTGGCTGAACCGCTCCAACATCCTATACGCGGGCAACGACCGCTGGACCAGCGACCCGAGGGTGCGGCTGCTCACCAACACTCCCGAGGAGTTCTCCATCCTCATCACCCAGGTGGGGCTGGGCGACGAGGGCCTCTACACCTGCTCCTTCCAGACCCGCCACCAGCCGTACACCACTCAGGTCTACCTCATCGTCCATG TCCCTGCCCGCATCGTGAATATCTCTTCGCCCGTGACAGTGAATGAGGGGAGCAACGTGAACCTGCTTTGCCTGGCTGTAGGGAGGCCGGAGCCCACGGTCACCTGGAGGCAGCTCCGAG aCGGCTTCACCTCAGAAGGCGAGATCCTGGAGATTTCCGACATCCAGCGGGGCCAGGCTGGGGAATACGAGTGCGTGACTCACAACGGGGTTAACTCTGCACCGGACAGCCGCCGCGTGTTGGTCACAGTCAACT atCCTCCAACCATCACCGACGTGACCAGCGCCCGCACGGCCGTGGGCCGGGCCGCCCTCCTGCGCTGCGAAGCCATGGCGGTGCCCCCCGCGGATTTCCAGTGGTACAAGGATGACAGACT GCTGAGCAGTGGCACGGCCGAGGGCCTGAAGGTGCAGACGGAGCGCACCCGCTCGATGCTTCTCTTCGCCAACGTGAGCGCCCGGCATTACGGCAACTACACGTGCCGCGCAGCCAACCGGCTGGGAACATCTAGCGCCTCCATGCGGCTCCTGC gCCCAGGATCCCTGGAAAACTCGGCCCCGAGGCCCCCAGGGCCCCTGACCCTCCTCTCCGCCCTGGGCTGGCTGTGGTGGAGGATGTAG
- the VSIG10L gene encoding V-set and immunoglobulin domain-containing protein 10-like isoform X1: MYQVLCWATLGTQVSHVRKLPVLSDLSNPRGISAGPGSCSSILAGAASTMDTSRALRLLLLLASGVEVLTFQASSEIQRTSLSSDLESSSQGPGAKIPSNNLPSWKFPDQTAGSKVSTDTPLSKWSPKGLNLNDSFGSNISAQSENLNLEPFSGIPSSNVSPDTLGSQVAAPSREPSLSVRTPASSISAHFPDTKVSVEAPASKYSSKDGDLEFPAQSLGSKVSSETHAGTSFPLQAGEPLAVLVGTTIQLRLVPVPSPGSPPPLVVWRRGSKVLAAGSLGPGAPLTSLDPTYRDRLRFDQARGGLELTSAQLKDAGVYTVEVIRAGVSRQIQEFTVGVYEPLPELSMQPKAPETQEGAAELRLRCMGWGPGRGELSWTRDGRALDTVESAGAEPPRIRAEGDQLLIARPVRSDHARYTCRVHSPFGHTEAAANVSVFYGPDLPVITVSSNRDANPALYVTAGSNVTLSCTAACRPLADITWSLADPAEAAVPTGSRLLLPAVRPGHAGAYACIARNPRTGSRRRSLLNLTVADLPPGSPQCSVEGVPGDRSLRFRCSWPGGAPAASLKFQGLPEGVQEGLGSSVLQAMVPAHPRLSGVPVTCLARHLVTTRTCTVIPEAPREVLLHPIVEETRSGEAEVALQASGCPPPSRASWAREGRPLAPGGGGRLQLTEDGRRLLIGNFSLDWDLGNYSVLCSGALGAGVDKITLIGPSISSWRLQRTRDAAVLTWDVERGALVSRFQIQARVEAPDLGRAIASDWVSLLILGPRERSAVVPLPLQNPRTWVFRILPTLGGQPGTPSQSQIYRVGPTLGPGAIAGIVLGSLLGLALLAALLLLCICCLCRFRREAHKKKKQPGTWTPVVPQPEKKVQSVTPVHTPQPLPLKVPLENPSPIRAHPATGMPPGGGPKTVRAATQV, from the exons gaagctACCAGTCCTGTCAGACTTGTCCAACCCCAGAGGGATCAGTGCAGGCCCTGGGTCTTGCTCCAGTATCCTCGCGGGTGCGGCCAGCACCATGGACACCTCACGGGCTCTGCGGCTCCTCCTGCTCCTGG CCTCCGGAGTAGAGGTCCTCACCTTCCAAGCCTCTTCTGAAATTCAGAGAACCAGTCTCTCCTCAGACCTAGAAAGCTCTTCCCAGGGCCCTGGTGCGAAAATTCCCTCCAACAATCTCCCGAGCTGGAAATTCCCAGATCAGACGGCAGGCTCAAAAGTCTCCACGGATACCCCACTTTCCAAATGGTCTCCCAAGGGGCTGAATTTGAACGATTCCTTTGGGTCCAATATTTCTGCTCAGAGTGAAAATCTGAATCTGGAACCCTTCTCTGGAATCCCCAGTTCCAATGTATCTCCTGACACCTTGGGTTCGCAAGTTGCTGCCCCAAGCAGGGAGCCTTCCTTGTCTGTTAGGACCCCAGCTTCCAGCATTTCTGCTCACTTCCCTGATACTAAAGTCTCTGTGGAGGCCCCAGCTTCAAAATACTCCTCTAAGGACGGGGATCTTGAGTTCCCTGCCCAGAGCCTGGGTTCTAAAGTGTCCTCAGAGACCCATGCAGGGACAAGCTTCCCCCTGCAGGCGGGGGAGCCTCTTGCAGTCCTGGTGGGAACCACCATCCAGCTCCGGCTGGTTCCAGTCCCCAGCCCTGGCTCCCCACCCCCTCTGGTGGTTTGGCGCCGAGGTTCCAAGGTATTAGCAGCAGGGAGCCTGGGGCCAGGGGCCCCTCTGACTAGCCTAGACCCCACTTATCGAGACCGCCTACGATTTGACCAGGCCCGAGGGGGCCTGGAGCTCACCTCTGCTCAGCTGAAGGATGCTGGGGTCTACACAGTGGAGGTCATCCGGGCCGGGGTCTCACGGCAGATCCAGGAGTTCACGGTGGGTGTGTATG agcccctgcccgaGCTGTCCATGCAGCCCAAGGCTCCGGAGACCCAGGAAGGAGCAGCAGAGCTCAGGCTGCGCTGCATGGGGTGGGGCCCGGGTCGCGGGGAGCTAAGCTGGACTCGGGACGGACGCGCCCTGGATACAGTGGAGTCTGCGGGAGCGGAGCCACCGCGGATCCGCGCAGAGGGTGACCAGCTTCTCATCGCACGTCCGGTGCGCAGCGACCACGCCCGGTACACCTGCCGCGTCCACAGCCCCTTCGGCCACACAGAGGCCGCGGCCAACGTCAGTGTTTTTT ATGGCCCGGATCTGCCGGTCATCACTGTCTCCTCGAACCGCGATGCCAACCCCGCCCTGTATGTCACCGCGGGCAGCAACGTGACCCTGAGCTGCACCGCCGCCTGTCGGCCACTGGCCGACATCACCTGGAGTCTGGCCGACCCCGCCGAGGCCGCCGTGCCCACCGGCTCGCGCCTCCTGCTGCCCGCGGTCCGGCCCGGCCACGCCGGCGCCTACGCCTGTATCGCCAGGAACCCGCGCACCGGCAGCCGCCGCCGCTCGCTGCTCAACCTCACGGTGGCTG ATTTGCCCCCCGGGTCCCCTCAGTGCTCTGTCGAAGGGGTTCCTGGGGATCGCAGCCTCCGCTTCCGCTGCTCGTGGCCCGGCGGGGCCCCTGCCGCCTCCCTGAAGTTCCAGGGTCTCCCCGAAGGCGTCCAGGAGGGACTGGGGTCCTCTGTGCTCCAGGCAATGGTCCCCGCCCACCCCCGGCTCAGCGGCGTCCCCGTCACCTGCCTTGCTCGCCACCTGGTGACCACGCGCACGTGCACTGTCATCCCGG AGGCCCCCCGAGAGGTCCTGCTTCACCCAATCGTAGAGGAGACACGGTCCGGAGAGGCAGAGGTAGCGCTGCAGGCGTCTGGCTGTCCCCCACCTTCCAGAGCATCCTGGGCCAGGGAAGGGCGGCCCCTAGCCCCAGGAGGCGGGGGACGCCTGCAGCTCACCGAGGATGGGCGGAGACTTCTCATTGGCAACTTCAGCCTGGACTGGGACCTGGGAAATTACTCCGTGTTGTGCAGTGGGGCGCTGGGTGCTGGGGTCGACAAGATCACCCTCATTG GACCATCCATCTCCTCGTGGAGGCTGCAGAGAACCCGGGATGCAGCAGTGCTGACTTGGGATGTGGAGCGCGGAGCCCTGGTCAGCCGTTTCCAGATCCAGGCACGGGTGGAGGCCCCTGACCTGGGCAGAGCCATCGCCTCGGACTGGGTCTCCCTGCTCATCCTGGGGCCTCGGGAGCGTTCAGCTGTGGTGCCCCTCCCTCTTCAGAATCCCAGGACCTGGGTCTTTCGTATCCTGCCCACCCTGGGGGGCCAGCCAGGGACGCCCTCCCAAAGCCAGATCTACCGGGTCG GTCCCACCCTGGGCCCCGGGGCCATCGCTGGCATCGTTCTGGGGTCCCTACTAGGCCTGGCACTCCTGGCagctcttctcctcctgtgcATCTGCTGTCTGTGCCGCTTTCGAA GAGAGGCGCATAAGAAAAAGAAGCAACCCGGCACATGGACCCCTGTAGTCCCCCAACCGGAAAAGAAGGTGCAGAGCGTGACCCCAGTGCACACCCCACAGCCTCTGCCACTCAAAGTACCGCTGGAGAACCCTAGTCCAATCAGGGCCCACCCA GCCACCGGCATGCCTCCAGGTGGGGGCCCCAAAACCGTTCGGGCAGCTACACAGGTGTGA
- the VSIG10L gene encoding V-set and immunoglobulin domain-containing protein 10-like isoform X2: protein MDTSRALRLLLLLASGVEVLTFQASSEIQRTSLSSDLESSSQGPGAKIPSNNLPSWKFPDQTAGSKVSTDTPLSKWSPKGLNLNDSFGSNISAQSENLNLEPFSGIPSSNVSPDTLGSQVAAPSREPSLSVRTPASSISAHFPDTKVSVEAPASKYSSKDGDLEFPAQSLGSKVSSETHAGTSFPLQAGEPLAVLVGTTIQLRLVPVPSPGSPPPLVVWRRGSKVLAAGSLGPGAPLTSLDPTYRDRLRFDQARGGLELTSAQLKDAGVYTVEVIRAGVSRQIQEFTVGVYEPLPELSMQPKAPETQEGAAELRLRCMGWGPGRGELSWTRDGRALDTVESAGAEPPRIRAEGDQLLIARPVRSDHARYTCRVHSPFGHTEAAANVSVFYGPDLPVITVSSNRDANPALYVTAGSNVTLSCTAACRPLADITWSLADPAEAAVPTGSRLLLPAVRPGHAGAYACIARNPRTGSRRRSLLNLTVADLPPGSPQCSVEGVPGDRSLRFRCSWPGGAPAASLKFQGLPEGVQEGLGSSVLQAMVPAHPRLSGVPVTCLARHLVTTRTCTVIPEAPREVLLHPIVEETRSGEAEVALQASGCPPPSRASWAREGRPLAPGGGGRLQLTEDGRRLLIGNFSLDWDLGNYSVLCSGALGAGVDKITLIGPSISSWRLQRTRDAAVLTWDVERGALVSRFQIQARVEAPDLGRAIASDWVSLLILGPRERSAVVPLPLQNPRTWVFRILPTLGGQPGTPSQSQIYRVGPTLGPGAIAGIVLGSLLGLALLAALLLLCICCLCRFRREAHKKKKQPGTWTPVVPQPEKKVQSVTPVHTPQPLPLKVPLENPSPIRAHPATGMPPGGGPKTVRAATQV, encoded by the exons ATGGACACCTCACGGGCTCTGCGGCTCCTCCTGCTCCTGG CCTCCGGAGTAGAGGTCCTCACCTTCCAAGCCTCTTCTGAAATTCAGAGAACCAGTCTCTCCTCAGACCTAGAAAGCTCTTCCCAGGGCCCTGGTGCGAAAATTCCCTCCAACAATCTCCCGAGCTGGAAATTCCCAGATCAGACGGCAGGCTCAAAAGTCTCCACGGATACCCCACTTTCCAAATGGTCTCCCAAGGGGCTGAATTTGAACGATTCCTTTGGGTCCAATATTTCTGCTCAGAGTGAAAATCTGAATCTGGAACCCTTCTCTGGAATCCCCAGTTCCAATGTATCTCCTGACACCTTGGGTTCGCAAGTTGCTGCCCCAAGCAGGGAGCCTTCCTTGTCTGTTAGGACCCCAGCTTCCAGCATTTCTGCTCACTTCCCTGATACTAAAGTCTCTGTGGAGGCCCCAGCTTCAAAATACTCCTCTAAGGACGGGGATCTTGAGTTCCCTGCCCAGAGCCTGGGTTCTAAAGTGTCCTCAGAGACCCATGCAGGGACAAGCTTCCCCCTGCAGGCGGGGGAGCCTCTTGCAGTCCTGGTGGGAACCACCATCCAGCTCCGGCTGGTTCCAGTCCCCAGCCCTGGCTCCCCACCCCCTCTGGTGGTTTGGCGCCGAGGTTCCAAGGTATTAGCAGCAGGGAGCCTGGGGCCAGGGGCCCCTCTGACTAGCCTAGACCCCACTTATCGAGACCGCCTACGATTTGACCAGGCCCGAGGGGGCCTGGAGCTCACCTCTGCTCAGCTGAAGGATGCTGGGGTCTACACAGTGGAGGTCATCCGGGCCGGGGTCTCACGGCAGATCCAGGAGTTCACGGTGGGTGTGTATG agcccctgcccgaGCTGTCCATGCAGCCCAAGGCTCCGGAGACCCAGGAAGGAGCAGCAGAGCTCAGGCTGCGCTGCATGGGGTGGGGCCCGGGTCGCGGGGAGCTAAGCTGGACTCGGGACGGACGCGCCCTGGATACAGTGGAGTCTGCGGGAGCGGAGCCACCGCGGATCCGCGCAGAGGGTGACCAGCTTCTCATCGCACGTCCGGTGCGCAGCGACCACGCCCGGTACACCTGCCGCGTCCACAGCCCCTTCGGCCACACAGAGGCCGCGGCCAACGTCAGTGTTTTTT ATGGCCCGGATCTGCCGGTCATCACTGTCTCCTCGAACCGCGATGCCAACCCCGCCCTGTATGTCACCGCGGGCAGCAACGTGACCCTGAGCTGCACCGCCGCCTGTCGGCCACTGGCCGACATCACCTGGAGTCTGGCCGACCCCGCCGAGGCCGCCGTGCCCACCGGCTCGCGCCTCCTGCTGCCCGCGGTCCGGCCCGGCCACGCCGGCGCCTACGCCTGTATCGCCAGGAACCCGCGCACCGGCAGCCGCCGCCGCTCGCTGCTCAACCTCACGGTGGCTG ATTTGCCCCCCGGGTCCCCTCAGTGCTCTGTCGAAGGGGTTCCTGGGGATCGCAGCCTCCGCTTCCGCTGCTCGTGGCCCGGCGGGGCCCCTGCCGCCTCCCTGAAGTTCCAGGGTCTCCCCGAAGGCGTCCAGGAGGGACTGGGGTCCTCTGTGCTCCAGGCAATGGTCCCCGCCCACCCCCGGCTCAGCGGCGTCCCCGTCACCTGCCTTGCTCGCCACCTGGTGACCACGCGCACGTGCACTGTCATCCCGG AGGCCCCCCGAGAGGTCCTGCTTCACCCAATCGTAGAGGAGACACGGTCCGGAGAGGCAGAGGTAGCGCTGCAGGCGTCTGGCTGTCCCCCACCTTCCAGAGCATCCTGGGCCAGGGAAGGGCGGCCCCTAGCCCCAGGAGGCGGGGGACGCCTGCAGCTCACCGAGGATGGGCGGAGACTTCTCATTGGCAACTTCAGCCTGGACTGGGACCTGGGAAATTACTCCGTGTTGTGCAGTGGGGCGCTGGGTGCTGGGGTCGACAAGATCACCCTCATTG GACCATCCATCTCCTCGTGGAGGCTGCAGAGAACCCGGGATGCAGCAGTGCTGACTTGGGATGTGGAGCGCGGAGCCCTGGTCAGCCGTTTCCAGATCCAGGCACGGGTGGAGGCCCCTGACCTGGGCAGAGCCATCGCCTCGGACTGGGTCTCCCTGCTCATCCTGGGGCCTCGGGAGCGTTCAGCTGTGGTGCCCCTCCCTCTTCAGAATCCCAGGACCTGGGTCTTTCGTATCCTGCCCACCCTGGGGGGCCAGCCAGGGACGCCCTCCCAAAGCCAGATCTACCGGGTCG GTCCCACCCTGGGCCCCGGGGCCATCGCTGGCATCGTTCTGGGGTCCCTACTAGGCCTGGCACTCCTGGCagctcttctcctcctgtgcATCTGCTGTCTGTGCCGCTTTCGAA GAGAGGCGCATAAGAAAAAGAAGCAACCCGGCACATGGACCCCTGTAGTCCCCCAACCGGAAAAGAAGGTGCAGAGCGTGACCCCAGTGCACACCCCACAGCCTCTGCCACTCAAAGTACCGCTGGAGAACCCTAGTCCAATCAGGGCCCACCCA GCCACCGGCATGCCTCCAGGTGGGGGCCCCAAAACCGTTCGGGCAGCTACACAGGTGTGA